In Actinomycetota bacterium, a genomic segment contains:
- a CDS encoding YbaK/EbsC family protein: MRSSIDVHNLLRERDIPHEIIPMTHPINSAEMMAGVLNLPKKGVFASHLYFFDDEPVILMLPAGCTACEEKLAKVISASLIRPANEDEASEATGYINGSIPPVAHHLQIRVVMDETLSGEVVLYTAAGDRFTILKIKLTDLLKVTSALMADISKA, from the coding sequence ATGAGATCCAGCATAGATGTTCACAATCTGCTTAGGGAGAGGGATATTCCTCACGAAATCATCCCAATGACCCACCCCATCAACTCGGCCGAGATGATGGCCGGCGTCTTAAATCTGCCAAAGAAAGGGGTATTCGCCTCTCACCTATACTTCTTCGACGATGAGCCCGTAATATTGATGCTGCCAGCCGGTTGCACGGCCTGCGAGGAGAAGCTTGCCAAAGTCATTTCCGCCTCTTTGATAAGACCGGCCAACGAGGACGAGGCATCGGAAGCGACTGGATATATCAACGGCTCGATCCCTCCGGTTGCTCACCATCTTCAAATCAGGGTGGTCATGGATGAAACCTTGAGCGGAGAGGTAGTCCTCTATACCGCGGCGGGCGACCGTTTCACCATACTGAAGATAAAGCTGACCGATCTGTTAAAAGTCACCTCGGCTCTGATGGCAGACATCTCCAAAGCCTAA
- a CDS encoding [Fe-Fe] hydrogenase large subunit C-terminal domain-containing protein, translating into MGEDLIELIETDPKNCVACLSCLRACPVNCIAVRGNLLEINHLSCIYCGRCLSACPRGALKAKGSIKRLRRLLKEKDKVAAILAPEYLAAFYPYGSTEVAAGLIKLGFEVVEGTLLGEEVVAAEYERLLAEADGMALIRSTCPVVVSLIEKHHPDLIAHLAPVVSPMIAAGRLVKAIKKNHATVYITPCIAHKAERRDPSLKNSIDLVITFDELKVIFQEEEIDLSELSVAKIDPIERIFRVKSMPGGLPKDVLKRENFTSTAFRVADDIYETKRYVKAAEVTFKGLGFLDARACSGCLNSPVFKVDRDDLLRLTQLKSLIKRAYLKERKKIAWPDPTEVISKLPWIMRKRVFTEREALAPYLVGEDHDEVLIRAGLLDEEFGAIDCSCCGYDSCRELFAAVDIGLASLDNCYMHRTKRTPGWREDSFDSGRRDYLTGLLERESLLEQLEFELKRSNRYGFDLSLIAIDLDHFTLINEAYGRIYSDEILKEVAKGLGGDLRSSDIAAREGEDNFILVLPGTNKTRAFALAEKLRKKIEGSRFVYGNFRIPVTVSMGVASNAPGQGSSAKILDLARAALIRAKEEGRNVVYLAPSAPEGQVRSNSKNPE; encoded by the coding sequence TTGGGCGAAGACTTAATAGAGCTAATAGAGACCGACCCAAAGAATTGCGTGGCATGTCTGAGTTGTCTTAGGGCCTGCCCAGTCAATTGCATAGCGGTCAGGGGCAATCTTTTAGAAATAAACCATTTAAGCTGCATATACTGCGGAAGATGTTTGTCCGCCTGTCCAAGGGGAGCCTTGAAAGCCAAGGGGAGCATCAAGCGCCTAAGGAGGCTCCTCAAAGAGAAGGACAAGGTAGCGGCGATTTTGGCCCCAGAATATCTGGCCGCCTTCTACCCGTACGGCTCTACGGAGGTAGCGGCCGGTCTCATAAAACTCGGGTTTGAGGTCGTCGAGGGGACACTTCTAGGCGAGGAGGTCGTGGCGGCCGAATATGAGAGGCTTCTTGCCGAGGCCGATGGAATGGCTCTGATCCGCTCGACCTGCCCCGTCGTCGTAAGCTTGATCGAAAAACACCACCCTGACCTGATAGCTCACTTAGCTCCGGTCGTCTCACCAATGATAGCCGCAGGTCGCCTGGTCAAGGCGATCAAAAAGAACCATGCCACCGTCTACATAACCCCCTGCATAGCGCATAAGGCCGAGCGGCGCGATCCCTCCTTAAAGAACTCCATCGATCTGGTCATAACCTTCGACGAACTCAAGGTGATCTTCCAAGAAGAAGAGATAGATCTGTCCGAGCTCTCGGTCGCCAAAATCGATCCCATAGAGAGGATATTTAGAGTCAAATCGATGCCGGGGGGACTCCCCAAAGACGTCTTGAAGAGGGAGAATTTCACTTCGACCGCCTTTCGGGTGGCGGACGACATATACGAGACTAAGCGTTATGTTAAGGCAGCCGAGGTGACCTTCAAAGGACTTGGCTTTCTGGACGCAAGGGCCTGCTCGGGCTGCTTGAATTCGCCCGTCTTCAAGGTCGATCGGGACGATCTCTTGAGGCTGACTCAGCTTAAATCCCTGATCAAAAGGGCTTATTTAAAGGAACGCAAGAAGATAGCCTGGCCCGATCCCACAGAAGTCATCTCCAAACTTCCCTGGATAATGAGGAAGAGGGTATTTACAGAGAGAGAGGCTTTGGCGCCGTACCTGGTGGGGGAGGATCACGATGAGGTCCTTATCCGGGCGGGCCTTCTAGATGAGGAATTTGGCGCGATAGACTGCTCCTGCTGTGGTTACGACTCTTGCAGAGAGCTCTTTGCCGCCGTAGATATCGGTCTCGCCTCCCTCGACAATTGCTATATGCACCGGACGAAAAGGACCCCTGGCTGGCGTGAGGACTCTTTCGATTCTGGACGGCGCGACTATCTGACCGGTCTCTTGGAGAGAGAATCCCTACTGGAGCAACTGGAATTCGAGCTGAAAAGGTCCAACCGCTACGGCTTTGATCTCTCTCTGATAGCCATAGATCTCGACCACTTCACTTTGATCAACGAGGCCTACGGCCGCATCTACTCCGACGAGATCTTAAAGGAGGTGGCCAAGGGGCTCGGAGGCGACCTGCGCTCCAGCGACATAGCGGCAAGGGAAGGCGAGGATAATTTCATTCTCGTTCTGCCGGGAACCAATAAGACCAGGGCCTTTGCTTTGGCTGAGAAGCTTCGCAAGAAGATTGAGGGCTCACGGTTCGTCTATGGTAATTTTAGGATCCCGGTCACCGTAAGCATGGGGGTTGCCTCGAACGCGCCCGGCCAAGGGAGTTCTGCGAAGATCTTGGATTTGGCCAGGGCGGCACTGATCAGGGCCAAAGAGGAAGGCAGAAACGTCGTCTATCTCGCGCCGAGTGCTCCGGAAGGCCAAGTCAGATCGAACTCAAAAAACCCCGAGTGA
- a CDS encoding histidine kinase — translation MVVKHKGRLEGEFTLKNIIWISMLTGVTVATITWVLSGFGLTRTFIGPLILGLFIALSMPTVLKFLVAMIEPDHLKAAYSHQTFEIANATLPHLRTGLNERSAEEVAKILKGGSDAVAVALTNLSTVLAFSGAGEDHHMAGQPIMTRATKEALKHNELRILSSKDEIGCPKEGCVLSSAIVVPLELKDRAIGSLKFYYADAKELTESRITLAAGLAKLLSTQLELSELDRQEQLACKAELKALQAQINPHFLFNTLNTIASLCRTDPKKARILIIQFADFFRQSLERESDLITLADELDYVRSYLILEKARFGQNLQVIEEIDEAALGVRIPALTIQPLVENSIKHGGSMEGHIKIKIEAKVKGGEVAVIVRDNGQGIEKGDLKEILTPGFGKGMGIGLSNVSERVKGFYGEDYPLDVWSVKDKGTRITIRIPLSGRQVEAKSAYS, via the coding sequence GTGGTCGTAAAACACAAAGGTCGCCTGGAGGGCGAGTTTACTTTAAAGAATATCATCTGGATAAGCATGCTGACCGGCGTGACGGTAGCCACCATCACCTGGGTCTTGTCCGGTTTCGGTTTGACGCGCACCTTTATCGGTCCGCTCATACTCGGCCTGTTCATTGCCCTCTCGATGCCGACGGTTTTAAAGTTTCTGGTCGCCATGATCGAGCCAGATCATTTGAAAGCGGCCTATTCCCATCAGACTTTCGAAATAGCCAATGCTACCCTGCCGCATCTTAGGACGGGTCTAAATGAGCGGTCGGCTGAAGAGGTGGCCAAAATACTCAAAGGAGGCTCGGACGCAGTGGCCGTGGCCTTGACCAATCTTAGCACGGTTCTCGCCTTCTCGGGGGCTGGAGAGGATCACCATATGGCCGGCCAACCCATAATGACCAGAGCGACTAAGGAGGCCTTAAAACATAACGAACTGAGAATCCTCTCGAGCAAGGATGAGATAGGTTGCCCCAAGGAGGGGTGCGTCTTAAGTTCGGCCATCGTCGTCCCCTTAGAGTTGAAGGATAGGGCCATCGGTAGTCTCAAGTTCTATTACGCCGATGCCAAGGAGCTTACCGAAAGCCGGATCACGCTTGCGGCCGGACTTGCCAAACTCTTGAGCACCCAGCTCGAGTTATCCGAGCTGGATAGGCAGGAGCAACTGGCTTGCAAAGCCGAGCTAAAAGCGCTTCAGGCTCAGATAAATCCCCACTTCCTCTTCAATACCCTAAACACCATTGCAAGTCTCTGTAGGACCGATCCCAAGAAGGCAAGGATACTCATAATCCAATTTGCCGACTTCTTCCGCCAGTCCTTAGAAAGGGAGTCGGATCTCATAACCCTGGCCGATGAGCTCGATTACGTGCGCTCATATCTCATCTTGGAGAAGGCCAGATTCGGGCAGAACCTTCAGGTGATCGAGGAGATAGATGAGGCAGCGCTCGGGGTCAGGATACCGGCGCTGACCATTCAGCCCCTGGTTGAAAATTCGATCAAACACGGCGGGAGCATGGAGGGGCATATCAAGATAAAGATAGAGGCCAAAGTCAAGGGGGGCGAGGTGGCTGTGATAGTTCGAGATAACGGCCAGGGCATCGAGAAGGGCGACCTCAAAGAGATACTTACGCCCGGCTTCGGCAAAGGCATGGGAATAGGCTTGAGCAATGTAAGCGAAAGGGTTAAGGGCTTTTATGGCGAAGATTATCCATTGGACGTCTGGAGCGTGAAGGATAAAGGGACCAGGATAACCATCCGCATCCCCTTGAGCGGGAGGCAAGTTGAAGCTAAGAGTGCTTATAGTTGA